From Lagenorhynchus albirostris chromosome 15, mLagAlb1.1, whole genome shotgun sequence, one genomic window encodes:
- the LOC132504952 gene encoding cytochrome c oxidase subunit 4 isoform 2, mitochondrial isoform X6 yields MSFRAAWSLVLRKGGLGMRGIHSPGGTAHGKEKMPPYTNYHAQRSYPMPDEPFCTELNAEQQALKEKEKGSWTQLSHAEKVALYRLQFHETFTEMNRRSNEWKTVMGCVFFFFGFTGLLIWWQRVYVFPKKPITLMDEWKAQQLQRILDMKGNPVQGLASRWDYERKEWKK; encoded by the exons aTGTCCTTTAGAGCTGCCTGGAGCTTGGTGCTGAGGAAAGGAGGACTTGGAATGCGAGGGATCCACAGCCCGGGAGGCACTG CCCACGGCAAGGAGAAGATGCCCCCCTACACCAACTACCATGCCCAGCGCTCCTACCCCATGCCCGATGAGCCCTTCTGCACGGAGCTCAACGCAGAGCAGCAGGCcctgaaggagaaggagaagggcagCTGGACGCAGCTGAGCCACGCTGAGAAGGTGGCCT TGTACCGGCTCCAGTTCCATGAGACCTTCACAGAGATGAACCGTCGCTCCAACGAGTGGAAGACAGTGATGGGCtgtgtcttcttcttctttggaTTCACAGGTCTGCTGATTTGGTGGCAGCGGGTCTATG TGTTCCCTAAGAAACCCATCACCCTGATGGATGAGTGGAAGGCCCAGCAGCTCCAGCGCATCCTGGACATGAAGGGCAACCCCGTGCAAGGCCTGGCCTCCCGGTGGGACTATGAAAGGAAGGAGTGGAAGAAGTGA
- the LOC132504952 gene encoding cytochrome c oxidase subunit 4 isoform 2, mitochondrial isoform X5 produces the protein MSFRAAWSLVLRKGGLGMRGIHSPGGTEINTFRLHSKHMKWILCCYLHFSAHGKEKMPPYTNYHAQRSYPMPDEPFCTELNAEQQALKEKEKGSWTQLSHAEKVALYRLQFHETFTEMNRRSNEWKTVMGCVFFFFGFTGLLIWWQRVYVFPKKPITLMDEWKAQQLQRILDMKGNPVQGLASRWDYERKEWKK, from the exons aTGTCCTTTAGAGCTGCCTGGAGCTTGGTGCTGAGGAAAGGAGGACTTGGAATGCGAGGGATCCACAGCCCGGGAGGCACTG AGATTAACACATTTAGACTTCACAGCAAACACATGAAGTGGATACTATgctgttatctccatttctcaG CCCACGGCAAGGAGAAGATGCCCCCCTACACCAACTACCATGCCCAGCGCTCCTACCCCATGCCCGATGAGCCCTTCTGCACGGAGCTCAACGCAGAGCAGCAGGCcctgaaggagaaggagaagggcagCTGGACGCAGCTGAGCCACGCTGAGAAGGTGGCCT TGTACCGGCTCCAGTTCCATGAGACCTTCACAGAGATGAACCGTCGCTCCAACGAGTGGAAGACAGTGATGGGCtgtgtcttcttcttctttggaTTCACAGGTCTGCTGATTTGGTGGCAGCGGGTCTATG TGTTCCCTAAGAAACCCATCACCCTGATGGATGAGTGGAAGGCCCAGCAGCTCCAGCGCATCCTGGACATGAAGGGCAACCCCGTGCAAGGCCTGGCCTCCCGGTGGGACTATGAAAGGAAGGAGTGGAAGAAGTGA
- the LOC132504952 gene encoding cytochrome c oxidase subunit 4 isoform 2, mitochondrial isoform X2 produces MEPLSHECGSSKAYTFATHPNAASTHLPPERSDKTQGVSSPGCLKEGLTSSSVLRANLQDTLDSIQETRVAFWLPLSRTMSFRAAWSLVLRKGGLGMRGIHSPGGTAHGKEKMPPYTNYHAQRSYPMPDEPFCTELNAEQQALKEKEKGSWTQLSHAEKVALYRLQFHETFTEMNRRSNEWKTVMGCVFFFFGFTGLLIWWQRVYVFPKKPITLMDEWKAQQLQRILDMKGNPVQGLASRWDYERKEWKK; encoded by the exons atggAGCCACTTAGTCACGAGTGTGGCAGCAGTAAAGCCTACACATTTGCCACTCACCCCAATGCAGCCAGCACCCACCTGCCCCCGGAGAGATCTGACAAGACTCAAGGTGTGTCCTCCCCAGGTTGCCTGAAGGAGGGCCTTACCTCGTCTTCTGTCCTTAGGGCTAATCTTCAGGACACCCTGGACAGCATCCAAGAG ACCCGGGTCGCGTTCTGGCTTCCGCTGAGCCGCACG aTGTCCTTTAGAGCTGCCTGGAGCTTGGTGCTGAGGAAAGGAGGACTTGGAATGCGAGGGATCCACAGCCCGGGAGGCACTG CCCACGGCAAGGAGAAGATGCCCCCCTACACCAACTACCATGCCCAGCGCTCCTACCCCATGCCCGATGAGCCCTTCTGCACGGAGCTCAACGCAGAGCAGCAGGCcctgaaggagaaggagaagggcagCTGGACGCAGCTGAGCCACGCTGAGAAGGTGGCCT TGTACCGGCTCCAGTTCCATGAGACCTTCACAGAGATGAACCGTCGCTCCAACGAGTGGAAGACAGTGATGGGCtgtgtcttcttcttctttggaTTCACAGGTCTGCTGATTTGGTGGCAGCGGGTCTATG TGTTCCCTAAGAAACCCATCACCCTGATGGATGAGTGGAAGGCCCAGCAGCTCCAGCGCATCCTGGACATGAAGGGCAACCCCGTGCAAGGCCTGGCCTCCCGGTGGGACTATGAAAGGAAGGAGTGGAAGAAGTGA
- the LOC132504952 gene encoding cytochrome c oxidase subunit 4 isoform 2, mitochondrial isoform X3: MTGSSRTGKEGGDEGRRANLQDTLDSIQETRVAFWLPLSRTMSFRAAWSLVLRKGGLGMRGIHSPGGTEINTFRLHSKHMKWILCCYLHFSAHGKEKMPPYTNYHAQRSYPMPDEPFCTELNAEQQALKEKEKGSWTQLSHAEKVALYRLQFHETFTEMNRRSNEWKTVMGCVFFFFGFTGLLIWWQRVYVFPKKPITLMDEWKAQQLQRILDMKGNPVQGLASRWDYERKEWKK; this comes from the exons GGCTAATCTTCAGGACACCCTGGACAGCATCCAAGAG ACCCGGGTCGCGTTCTGGCTTCCGCTGAGCCGCACG aTGTCCTTTAGAGCTGCCTGGAGCTTGGTGCTGAGGAAAGGAGGACTTGGAATGCGAGGGATCCACAGCCCGGGAGGCACTG AGATTAACACATTTAGACTTCACAGCAAACACATGAAGTGGATACTATgctgttatctccatttctcaG CCCACGGCAAGGAGAAGATGCCCCCCTACACCAACTACCATGCCCAGCGCTCCTACCCCATGCCCGATGAGCCCTTCTGCACGGAGCTCAACGCAGAGCAGCAGGCcctgaaggagaaggagaagggcagCTGGACGCAGCTGAGCCACGCTGAGAAGGTGGCCT TGTACCGGCTCCAGTTCCATGAGACCTTCACAGAGATGAACCGTCGCTCCAACGAGTGGAAGACAGTGATGGGCtgtgtcttcttcttctttggaTTCACAGGTCTGCTGATTTGGTGGCAGCGGGTCTATG TGTTCCCTAAGAAACCCATCACCCTGATGGATGAGTGGAAGGCCCAGCAGCTCCAGCGCATCCTGGACATGAAGGGCAACCCCGTGCAAGGCCTGGCCTCCCGGTGGGACTATGAAAGGAAGGAGTGGAAGAAGTGA
- the LOC132504952 gene encoding uncharacterized protein LOC132504952 isoform X4 — protein MEPLSHECGSSKAYTFATHPNAASTHLPPERSDKTQGVSSPGCLKEGLTSSSVLRANLQDTLDSIQETRVAFWLPLSRTMSFRAAWSLVLRKGGLGMRGIHSPGGTVYRLQFHETFTEMNRRSNEWKTVMGCVFFFFGFTGLLIWWQRVYVFPKKPITLMDEWKAQQLQRILDMKGNPVQGLASRWDYERKEWKK, from the exons atggAGCCACTTAGTCACGAGTGTGGCAGCAGTAAAGCCTACACATTTGCCACTCACCCCAATGCAGCCAGCACCCACCTGCCCCCGGAGAGATCTGACAAGACTCAAGGTGTGTCCTCCCCAGGTTGCCTGAAGGAGGGCCTTACCTCGTCTTCTGTCCTTAGGGCTAATCTTCAGGACACCCTGGACAGCATCCAAGAG ACCCGGGTCGCGTTCTGGCTTCCGCTGAGCCGCACG aTGTCCTTTAGAGCTGCCTGGAGCTTGGTGCTGAGGAAAGGAGGACTTGGAATGCGAGGGATCCACAGCCCGGGAGGCACTG TGTACCGGCTCCAGTTCCATGAGACCTTCACAGAGATGAACCGTCGCTCCAACGAGTGGAAGACAGTGATGGGCtgtgtcttcttcttctttggaTTCACAGGTCTGCTGATTTGGTGGCAGCGGGTCTATG TGTTCCCTAAGAAACCCATCACCCTGATGGATGAGTGGAAGGCCCAGCAGCTCCAGCGCATCCTGGACATGAAGGGCAACCCCGTGCAAGGCCTGGCCTCCCGGTGGGACTATGAAAGGAAGGAGTGGAAGAAGTGA
- the LOC132504952 gene encoding cytochrome c oxidase subunit 4 isoform 2, mitochondrial isoform X1 — protein MEPLSHECGSSKAYTFATHPNAASTHLPPERSDKTQGVSSPGCLKEGLTSSSVLRANLQDTLDSIQETRVAFWLPLSRTMSFRAAWSLVLRKGGLGMRGIHSPGGTEINTFRLHSKHMKWILCCYLHFSAHGKEKMPPYTNYHAQRSYPMPDEPFCTELNAEQQALKEKEKGSWTQLSHAEKVALYRLQFHETFTEMNRRSNEWKTVMGCVFFFFGFTGLLIWWQRVYVFPKKPITLMDEWKAQQLQRILDMKGNPVQGLASRWDYERKEWKK, from the exons atggAGCCACTTAGTCACGAGTGTGGCAGCAGTAAAGCCTACACATTTGCCACTCACCCCAATGCAGCCAGCACCCACCTGCCCCCGGAGAGATCTGACAAGACTCAAGGTGTGTCCTCCCCAGGTTGCCTGAAGGAGGGCCTTACCTCGTCTTCTGTCCTTAGGGCTAATCTTCAGGACACCCTGGACAGCATCCAAGAG ACCCGGGTCGCGTTCTGGCTTCCGCTGAGCCGCACG aTGTCCTTTAGAGCTGCCTGGAGCTTGGTGCTGAGGAAAGGAGGACTTGGAATGCGAGGGATCCACAGCCCGGGAGGCACTG AGATTAACACATTTAGACTTCACAGCAAACACATGAAGTGGATACTATgctgttatctccatttctcaG CCCACGGCAAGGAGAAGATGCCCCCCTACACCAACTACCATGCCCAGCGCTCCTACCCCATGCCCGATGAGCCCTTCTGCACGGAGCTCAACGCAGAGCAGCAGGCcctgaaggagaaggagaagggcagCTGGACGCAGCTGAGCCACGCTGAGAAGGTGGCCT TGTACCGGCTCCAGTTCCATGAGACCTTCACAGAGATGAACCGTCGCTCCAACGAGTGGAAGACAGTGATGGGCtgtgtcttcttcttctttggaTTCACAGGTCTGCTGATTTGGTGGCAGCGGGTCTATG TGTTCCCTAAGAAACCCATCACCCTGATGGATGAGTGGAAGGCCCAGCAGCTCCAGCGCATCCTGGACATGAAGGGCAACCCCGTGCAAGGCCTGGCCTCCCGGTGGGACTATGAAAGGAAGGAGTGGAAGAAGTGA